One window from the genome of Synergistaceae bacterium encodes:
- a CDS encoding LacI family DNA-binding transcriptional regulator — protein MAKRATLRDVAIKAGVSAVTVHKVLYDKEGVGAETRKKILAIAQNMDYSVNEAASSLKRKALHVAVVLQSMSNPQNFFFRKMWDGIGIAEQKLNDYRVQVTRLECGDEWESQERILYDIARHRDEDGVILHCWDETRLNAVIDYLSERGVPVVTVNSDAIGSKRVAFVSAPNGRIGRLAAEMMGRLLSSGGRVLVAGGHEMAENARDNRCGFQSYLKMCRPKISLTELYNFGDQEEFLARLVSSIKNLPDVSGLYAITARDTYSVCTAIRDLGMSGRIKVIGSDAFAELSPFFDDDTLHASIWKDPESQAEQAMILLYQYLSNRPMSVGRIKTGIIMKNNLEDYL, from the coding sequence TGGCGAAACGAGCGACTTTACGCGATGTGGCAATAAAGGCTGGAGTGTCGGCGGTGACGGTCCACAAGGTGCTTTACGACAAAGAAGGCGTGGGGGCTGAAACAAGAAAAAAAATTCTTGCCATAGCTCAGAATATGGATTATTCGGTCAACGAAGCGGCGTCATCGCTCAAACGCAAAGCCCTTCACGTTGCCGTCGTATTACAGAGCATGTCAAACCCTCAAAATTTTTTCTTTCGCAAAATGTGGGATGGAATAGGGATAGCCGAGCAGAAATTGAACGATTATCGAGTCCAGGTAACCCGTTTAGAGTGCGGTGACGAATGGGAGAGTCAAGAGCGAATCCTTTATGATATCGCCAGACACAGGGATGAAGACGGAGTGATACTCCATTGTTGGGACGAAACCCGGCTCAATGCTGTTATCGATTATCTTTCCGAAAGGGGGGTACCGGTCGTGACCGTCAATTCCGACGCTATCGGGTCGAAACGCGTGGCGTTCGTATCCGCGCCAAACGGGCGCATCGGCAGGCTCGCGGCGGAGATGATGGGCAGGTTGCTTTCGAGCGGGGGTAGGGTTCTGGTGGCAGGCGGACACGAAATGGCCGAAAATGCCAGAGACAATCGATGCGGTTTTCAGTCGTACCTGAAGATGTGCCGCCCTAAAATCTCCTTGACCGAGCTTTACAACTTTGGCGACCAGGAAGAATTCCTCGCGAGGCTCGTTTCATCTATAAAAAATTTGCCGGATGTGAGCGGACTCTATGCCATTACGGCACGCGATACGTACAGCGTGTGCACCGCGATAAGGGATCTTGGAATGTCGGGGAGGATAAAGGTCATCGGCAGCGACGCATTCGCGGAATTGAGTCCATTTTTCGACGACGACACTCTGCACGCTTCCATCTGGAAAGACCCGGAATCTCAGGCTGAACAGGCGATGATCCTGCTGTATCAATACCTCTCCAACCGCCCAATGTCCGTCGGGCGCATCAAGACGGGCATTATAATGAAGAATAATTTAGAAGATTATCTTTGA
- a CDS encoding Ig-like domain-containing protein, whose amino-acid sequence MPQVLDTDENYVFKTVKGTFTYSVKITDPKFATYLRKSKEQYYVGRAEDPKQAVRETQDVDDYTNVFKAAMEDIKQHGGGTVVVPPGSYVTGAIHFAADNTRLHLDDGAEIKFIRTKTYQFYPMTKTRFEGMDLMGFSPLIYAYELENIAITGAGNGEASNGEMGPISTLNGQGDSYNWLPWKTAGTSFWDGTTTNTIPMQQGNNEVYKTTTLDGASMTARDKLIEQVARWTPIEERTYADLTPGNADPILRPVNTLRPSFIEPYRCKNVLISDFYLINSPMWEIHPLLSENVLVKGTHINSHLGNNDGCNPESSQNVIIEENIFNTGDDCIAIKSGRNNDGYTPWNKPTVGVIVRNNEMRDGHGAVTAGSEMSGGIQYVFAHDNIFNSTALQQGLRIKTNSVRGGYLKDVYMKDSEVKALQYPIHSELYYEENDAGTRTPIIENIYISNYRTAEGAKANNLFVYARHYGYTPIKNVNIRDCNFDFTNADLGITAALNNIICGTDINFENVTVNGNLYTSPERSVEIVKLEVGDVEITGDLQLADITGTQVIYATVFASKDLTGTIPSTNNAAYQSYYQSYLSTESSLGTLVNFTADGVVTPLGNNLYKVRVSRDGGVDLTNATRLEVVVRNALFTEDQDFKFFSFHPQVASAVINPTDLRNGKGQLIINFDREMNPIAIGKVTLSGGAKAQYPEWGEGNKSIIYQLEGIGYGETYALSVGEFKSIKEVSSGTGNILSYYNSDLIVPDATPITGLKLSDDSRTLDVYAGESFVLTPTVEPDTATEPISFAFRSSNPTVAGVDEEGTVLARSVGKAVITVSASNPAGSIEAECVVTVLDARGDVNSVELTNLAITIKGTDHLAVLQNDGSYLVGVPYGTDLRSLIVNFSLPHPDATVTPEPRTLQDFSEGRVVFYMITSADGTKTGMIALRAQSLDPTPPISVTEAETDHESANITVSQSSDVMTVKFPGNGLDPGESVFFWFYLQEPAQGSNATFAVQVNDAIFTSAEAPEDTSKDFAITLNAKNIDGEGTTLPEGSYIIIYEGQMSKKSGFTDYTQTTLGVRDDDVNSSSSSGGGCNTGAAFLVLAAAEAAFWIGKNGNKNGKKKN is encoded by the coding sequence GTGCCGCAGGTACTTGACACCGATGAAAATTACGTTTTCAAGACCGTCAAAGGGACCTTTACCTATTCTGTCAAGATCACGGATCCCAAGTTCGCGACCTACCTGAGAAAATCTAAAGAGCAATACTACGTTGGGCGTGCTGAGGATCCCAAACAGGCGGTCAGAGAGACTCAGGACGTGGACGATTACACCAACGTCTTCAAGGCCGCCATGGAGGACATCAAGCAGCACGGAGGTGGGACCGTTGTGGTGCCGCCTGGGTCTTACGTGACGGGAGCCATTCATTTCGCGGCTGACAACACACGACTCCACCTGGACGATGGGGCGGAGATCAAGTTTATCAGGACCAAGACCTACCAGTTCTATCCCATGACGAAGACCCGCTTTGAGGGCATGGACCTCATGGGTTTCTCTCCGCTGATCTACGCCTATGAACTCGAGAACATCGCGATCACGGGCGCGGGTAACGGGGAAGCGAGTAACGGGGAAATGGGACCGATCTCGACGTTGAACGGGCAAGGAGACAGCTACAATTGGCTTCCGTGGAAAACTGCCGGAACTTCGTTCTGGGACGGAACCACGACCAATACGATTCCGATGCAACAGGGCAATAATGAAGTCTACAAAACCACTACTTTGGACGGCGCGAGCATGACGGCTCGTGACAAACTGATCGAACAGGTGGCGAGATGGACCCCCATCGAGGAGAGGACCTATGCCGACTTGACACCCGGAAACGCCGACCCTATCCTGAGACCGGTCAACACGCTGAGACCCAGCTTCATTGAACCTTATCGCTGTAAGAATGTATTGATCTCCGATTTTTACCTCATCAATTCGCCTATGTGGGAAATCCATCCACTTCTGAGCGAAAATGTGTTGGTTAAGGGCACTCACATCAATTCCCATCTGGGAAATAACGACGGCTGTAACCCCGAATCCAGCCAAAATGTCATCATTGAGGAGAATATTTTTAACACAGGTGACGACTGCATCGCCATCAAATCAGGACGTAACAACGACGGTTATACTCCGTGGAACAAGCCGACAGTTGGAGTTATCGTTCGTAACAACGAAATGAGGGATGGTCACGGAGCTGTGACCGCCGGTTCGGAGATGTCGGGCGGTATCCAGTACGTTTTCGCTCACGACAACATCTTCAATTCCACAGCACTGCAACAAGGGCTTCGTATTAAGACAAACTCCGTGAGGGGCGGCTATCTGAAAGATGTTTACATGAAGGATTCCGAAGTCAAGGCTCTGCAATATCCTATCCACAGCGAACTCTACTACGAGGAAAACGACGCCGGGACAAGGACTCCAATCATCGAAAACATCTATATCTCGAACTACAGGACGGCAGAGGGTGCAAAGGCCAACAATTTATTTGTTTACGCCAGGCACTATGGTTACACTCCTATCAAAAACGTCAACATCAGAGATTGTAACTTCGATTTTACAAACGCCGACTTGGGAATAACCGCAGCCTTGAATAATATCATCTGCGGTACGGACATCAATTTCGAAAACGTCACCGTCAATGGAAATCTTTACACATCGCCGGAGCGGAGCGTGGAGATTGTCAAACTCGAAGTGGGCGACGTCGAGATCACAGGCGACTTGCAGCTTGCTGACATTACCGGAACTCAAGTGATTTATGCCACGGTCTTCGCGTCAAAAGATCTGACCGGGACGATTCCGAGCACCAATAACGCAGCTTATCAATCCTACTATCAATCCTATTTGAGCACAGAGTCGAGCCTTGGTACGTTGGTGAATTTTACCGCGGACGGTGTAGTGACGCCCCTAGGGAACAATTTGTACAAGGTCAGGGTATCCCGTGATGGCGGAGTGGATTTAACTAATGCGACGCGGCTCGAGGTCGTGGTGAGGAACGCGCTTTTCACAGAAGATCAGGACTTCAAGTTTTTCTCCTTCCATCCGCAGGTCGCGAGCGCGGTCATTAATCCGACAGATCTCCGGAACGGGAAAGGGCAGCTCATCATAAACTTTGACAGGGAAATGAACCCTATTGCCATTGGCAAAGTTACCCTTTCCGGTGGAGCAAAGGCCCAATACCCAGAATGGGGTGAGGGTAACAAATCGATAATCTACCAGCTTGAGGGAATAGGTTACGGCGAGACTTACGCGCTCAGCGTGGGAGAGTTTAAGAGTATTAAAGAAGTCTCCTCCGGTACGGGCAATATTTTAAGTTATTATAACAGCGACCTCATTGTTCCTGACGCCACCCCCATCACTGGCCTGAAACTCAGCGATGACAGCAGAACGCTCGATGTTTACGCAGGTGAATCTTTTGTTCTCACTCCAACAGTGGAGCCGGACACAGCGACGGAACCGATCAGTTTTGCATTCAGATCGAGCAACCCGACGGTAGCCGGCGTTGACGAAGAGGGGACGGTTCTGGCGAGGTCTGTCGGCAAAGCGGTCATCACCGTCAGTGCAAGTAACCCGGCAGGTAGCATCGAGGCGGAGTGCGTCGTGACGGTACTCGACGCGCGAGGTGACGTGAATTCGGTAGAACTGACCAATTTAGCGATCACTATTAAGGGAACGGACCATCTTGCAGTCCTGCAGAACGATGGTTCGTATTTGGTCGGTGTCCCCTATGGGACCGATCTTAGATCGTTGATCGTCAATTTCTCTCTGCCTCATCCCGACGCGACCGTGACGCCGGAACCAAGGACTCTCCAAGACTTTAGTGAAGGTCGTGTCGTCTTTTACATGATAACATCGGCTGATGGAACGAAGACGGGTATGATTGCCTTGAGGGCACAGAGTCTTGACCCCACTCCCCCAATTTCAGTCACAGAAGCGGAGACAGACCACGAATCGGCAAATATCACAGTCTCTCAGTCTTCGGATGTAATGACAGTGAAATTCCCGGGTAACGGTTTAGACCCTGGTGAAAGCGTCTTTTTCTGGTTCTACCTTCAAGAACCTGCCCAAGGAAGCAACGCGACCTTTGCCGTTCAAGTAAATGACGCGATATTCACCTCCGCGGAGGCCCCAGAGGACACCTCGAAAGACTTCGCCATCACCCTTAACGCGAAGAACATCGATGGAGAAGGCACGACCCTTCCTGAGGGAAGCTACATTATAATTTATGAAGGACAGATGTCCAAAAAATCCGGCTTCACAGATTACACGCAGACGACGCTGGGAGTCAGGGATGACGATGTTAACAGCAGTAGCAGCAGCGGCGGTGGCTGTAACACGGGCGCGGCGTTCCTGGTACTGGCTGCGGCCGAAGCTGCGTTCTGGATCGGCAAAAACGGTAACAAAAACGGTAAAAAGAAGAACTGA